One Mycoplasmoides pneumoniae FH genomic region harbors:
- a CDS encoding MG328/MPN474 family protein, producing MTAEKELGIHDFDENLNEQSLLKQLMPKTRNITLEPTRETITVPLERNIVERSFFGELDQLEKEQSIRNFFHFMVDMGVVKSQPHVDVLNHFANQLQVHKPQTVDLTMEFLEQEGQEVLTKEIKAGFCEITPSSITEQTTKPQLDETQLVDEYVHTKELETTPIPISFATKEVLFEEVFNTPSTQQVDESVLVNEYIELTQQIKNASEQVSSNHTHQFSVATEPAATKAVSETMLLDDYVEMVEQDVQAQTALPQAALDPTVSLTFSSPIDSNAILVYPEMKVPHVFDTVAPTTTTVPLDQTQLLDELVEVPVLTHTVTPAPLQPKAAPTNFALDQTQLVDELVTVPLTHTLVNESAPVTPVVVTSPAAEHSFSITTVDKANLTNALSQTVVIKPAEDSAHQSAVLDKEIATKQVQLQQLQAQIELRQAQLETPPVTYMGVEEYKLLPVQDVVPVQPTVSFEMTLLQEQLDKALKHNAALQIQLEEQLAKPLQYDQSPVLQERIELLQNQNTNLTQELNELQQKLFKSQNNSLLLARLEEENRTLKQHLQNNLPEANQLNFVLEKQLEQLQQDKHSLTLQIEQYKFDSKKHQEQLALIPSLRSEINSLETEVISLKQTNQRLSLIERENNFLKTEIKQLRETKLNDENTKYRNLLKQYELMRADSDAKLKELEHEQHLAHQHHQEQLAQLQRHNEALVKELDQVKATNFELGLAAQGFEQQKVVLEQKNSSLLASLQAAEENVHALGITNSELQNQLNVLEFTHKEKTAFDSKTLTLTKQQLEQTQFDLSLTQEQLATFKQQNQSLTDKLMASETQLNHLQQSDENLTQLQTQHELLQESYNKLQDEANHTQQQFHQAQNELDAAHQQLALFKQNNEELTDKCSNIQNELHDLNRVKTNWENLNTEHNLLQDKYAQQKEQMQHEHSNLAQIQAEHELLQESYNKVKAELNEIQITNLNEANAQYQDLLSAYELLQSNHNKLKQELQVLNQVNLEKQQLAQKLHNTHQSLSQTHAELTQLQAAYNNLQATPPVSDELLEQFNQVQLEKQRLLQQNLALVHELQYFNELNSSQTHEIKTKQDETVKEVIIVEKEIPVLPEKKPRLKKRDIVIENKEDALGKLSKKERIQAYAERLAKINGKQ from the coding sequence ATGACAGCAGAAAAAGAGCTAGGTATCCACGATTTTGACGAAAACTTAAACGAACAAAGTTTGCTCAAGCAACTCATGCCCAAAACCCGTAACATTACCCTAGAACCAACAAGGGAAACAATAACAGTTCCCCTAGAACGTAACATTGTAGAACGTAGTTTCTTTGGCGAATTAGATCAGTTAGAGAAAGAACAATCAATTCGCAATTTTTTTCACTTTATGGTAGATATGGGTGTGGTCAAAAGCCAACCCCATGTTGATGTGTTAAACCACTTCGCTAACCAACTCCAAGTTCATAAACCGCAAACCGTTGATCTAACAATGGAGTTTTTAGAACAAGAAGGCCAGGAAGTACTAACAAAGGAAATTAAGGCTGGTTTTTGTGAAATTACCCCCTCTAGTATTACCGAACAAACGACCAAGCCCCAGTTAGATGAAACTCAACTAGTCGATGAATACGTGCACACCAAAGAGTTAGAAACAACACCAATACCTATATCCTTTGCCACTAAGGAAGTACTGTTTGAAGAGGTCTTTAATACTCCTTCAACCCAACAAGTCGATGAAAGTGTGCTTGTCAACGAATACATTGAACTAACCCAACAAATCAAAAACGCATCAGAACAAGTTTCATCAAACCATACCCATCAGTTTAGTGTGGCAACAGAACCAGCAGCCACAAAAGCTGTTAGTGAAACTATGTTGTTGGATGACTATGTCGAAATGGTGGAACAGGATGTTCAAGCCCAAACTGCTTTACCCCAAGCAGCACTTGATCCTACTGTTAGCTTGACCTTTAGCAGTCCGATTGACAGTAATGCCATTTTGGTGTACCCGGAAATGAAGGTACCTCATGTATTTGACACAGTTGCACCAACTACCACAACTGTTCCGTTAGACCAAACACAACTGCTTGACGAACTAGTGGAAGTGCCAGTTTTAACTCACACTGTAACTCCAGCACCGTTACAACCAAAAGCAGCACCAACTAACTTTGCACTTGACCAAACCCAGTTAGTCGATGAATTAGTAACAGTACCACTCACCCATACATTAGTCAACGAGTCTGCACCAGTTACACCTGTTGTTGTGACATCACCTGCAGCTGAACATAGCTTCTCGATTACAACGGTGGACAAGGCTAATTTAACTAATGCTTTGAGCCAAACAGTGGTTATAAAACCCGCTGAAGACAGCGCTCATCAAAGTGCCGTTTTAGACAAGGAAATTGCCACCAAACAAGTGCAGTTACAACAATTGCAAGCCCAAATTGAACTACGCCAAGCTCAACTAGAAACACCTCCTGTAACTTACATGGGTGTGGAAGAATACAAGCTACTGCCTGTTCAAGATGTAGTGCCAGTACAACCTACCGTGAGTTTTGAAATGACCCTGCTCCAAGAACAGTTAGATAAGGCCTTGAAGCACAACGCTGCTTTACAAATCCAGCTAGAAGAGCAGTTAGCAAAGCCACTTCAGTACGACCAAAGTCCGGTGTTACAGGAACGGATTGAACTGTTGCAAAACCAAAATACTAACCTCACTCAGGAGTTGAATGAACTGCAACAAAAGCTGTTTAAGAGCCAAAACAACAGCTTACTCTTAGCACGTTTGGAAGAGGAAAACCGTACGCTTAAACAGCATTTACAAAACAACCTACCGGAAGCTAACCAGTTAAACTTTGTCTTGGAAAAACAGCTTGAACAACTCCAACAAGACAAACACAGCTTAACACTCCAAATCGAACAGTACAAGTTTGATTCCAAAAAACACCAGGAACAACTGGCCTTAATTCCGTCGTTACGCAGTGAAATTAACAGTTTGGAAACGGAAGTAATTAGCTTAAAGCAAACTAACCAACGCTTAAGCCTAATTGAGCGTGAAAACAACTTCCTCAAAACCGAAATTAAACAGCTACGTGAAACTAAGTTAAACGATGAAAACACCAAGTACCGTAATCTTTTAAAGCAGTATGAGTTAATGCGTGCTGACAGTGATGCTAAGTTAAAGGAATTGGAACACGAACAACACCTAGCACACCAACACCACCAGGAACAGTTAGCACAATTACAACGCCACAACGAAGCTTTAGTAAAAGAGTTAGACCAAGTTAAGGCCACTAACTTTGAGTTAGGTCTCGCAGCACAAGGTTTTGAACAGCAAAAAGTGGTACTAGAACAAAAAAACAGCAGTTTACTTGCAAGCTTACAAGCAGCTGAGGAAAACGTCCATGCCTTGGGTATTACTAACAGTGAACTACAAAACCAACTAAATGTTTTAGAATTTACCCACAAGGAAAAAACTGCGTTTGACAGCAAAACGCTAACACTCACAAAGCAACAGCTAGAACAAACCCAGTTTGACCTTAGCTTAACCCAAGAACAGTTAGCTACCTTCAAACAACAAAACCAAAGCCTAACTGACAAACTAATGGCTAGCGAAACCCAGTTAAACCACTTGCAACAGAGTGATGAAAACTTAACCCAGCTCCAAACGCAGCACGAGCTGTTGCAAGAGAGTTACAACAAATTGCAAGATGAAGCTAATCACACCCAGCAACAATTCCATCAAGCACAAAATGAACTTGATGCTGCCCACCAACAGTTAGCACTCTTTAAGCAAAACAACGAGGAATTAACTGATAAATGCAGTAACATTCAAAATGAGTTGCATGATTTAAACCGGGTAAAGACTAACTGGGAGAACCTCAATACAGAGCATAACTTGTTGCAAGACAAATATGCTCAACAAAAAGAGCAAATGCAACATGAACACAGTAATTTAGCCCAAATCCAAGCGGAGCATGAGTTACTGCAAGAGAGTTACAACAAGGTCAAAGCAGAATTAAACGAAATTCAAATTACTAACCTTAATGAGGCCAACGCCCAGTACCAGGACTTGCTCTCCGCTTACGAGTTGTTACAAAGTAATCACAACAAGCTCAAGCAAGAGTTGCAAGTTTTAAACCAGGTCAATTTGGAAAAACAACAGTTAGCGCAAAAGTTACACAACACACACCAAAGTTTAAGTCAAACCCATGCAGAGCTAACCCAACTCCAAGCTGCTTACAATAACCTCCAAGCAACTCCACCGGTAAGCGATGAATTGTTAGAACAATTTAACCAAGTGCAGCTAGAAAAACAACGCTTACTGCAACAAAACTTAGCCTTAGTACACGAGTTGCAATACTTCAACGAACTCAACTCGAGTCAAACCCACGAAATTAAAACAAAGCAAGACGAAACTGTTAAAGAGGTCATTATTGTGGAAAAGGAAATTCCAGTGCTACCCGAAAAGAAACCACGGCTAAAAAAACGTGATATTGTGATCGAAAACAAGGAAGATGCTTTGGGCAAGTTATCCAAAAAGGAACGGATCCAAGCGTACGCTGAACGCCTAGCTAAGATCAATGGCAAGCAGTAA
- a CDS encoding alpha/beta fold hydrolase, translating to MASSKSDPFQSIFAFKPHRKRHNFIFLHGFGSEYSSFKHVFKLFEKKRWSFFAFNFPGHGNNQSNSVDELKLKHYVELVCDFIIQKRLKKVVLVGHSMGGAIAVLVNAVLRERIKALVLVAPMNQTSFVVSKKRILDTLFTRSPKNQQDFIEHTDDKKSIVNFFVGAFKKRVNFKTLYSDMVQNAKYGNDYLEAGYNAIKDKPTLVVLGSNDIVTPTKASVEYLAKHSETIIFKIIDGVGHSPHYYAPKLFFDYIGEFLDNIKRNKDK from the coding sequence ATGGCAAGCAGTAAGAGCGATCCCTTTCAATCAATCTTTGCCTTTAAACCACACCGTAAGCGCCATAACTTTATCTTTCTCCATGGTTTTGGCAGTGAGTATTCCAGCTTTAAACACGTGTTTAAACTGTTTGAAAAAAAGCGCTGGTCGTTCTTTGCCTTTAATTTTCCGGGACACGGCAATAATCAGAGTAACAGTGTTGATGAATTGAAGTTGAAACACTATGTTGAATTGGTGTGTGACTTTATCATCCAAAAGCGCTTGAAAAAGGTGGTATTGGTAGGGCACAGTATGGGCGGGGCGATTGCGGTGTTGGTCAATGCTGTATTGCGTGAACGCATTAAGGCCTTAGTGTTGGTAGCACCGATGAATCAAACATCGTTTGTTGTAAGTAAAAAACGGATCTTGGATACCTTGTTTACCAGGAGTCCTAAAAACCAGCAGGACTTCATAGAACACACCGATGATAAGAAGTCGATTGTTAACTTCTTTGTTGGTGCTTTTAAGAAGCGAGTCAACTTTAAAACACTTTACAGTGACATGGTGCAAAACGCCAAGTATGGTAATGATTATCTCGAAGCGGGTTACAACGCAATTAAGGACAAACCCACCTTAGTGGTTCTCGGTTCCAATGATATTGTCACCCCCACAAAGGCTTCTGTGGAATACTTAGCTAAACACAGCGAAACGATCATTTTCAAAATTATTGATGGTGTAGGACATTCACCCCACTACTATGCACCCAAACTTTTTTTTGATTACATTGGGGAGTTTCTAGATAATATAAAGCGAAATAAGGACAAATAG